A region of Fibrobacter succinogenes subsp. succinogenes S85 DNA encodes the following proteins:
- a CDS encoding tRNA dihydrouridine synthase: protein MLKIDNLPKKVRFNLRNKEIFPNTILSPMDGVTDAPFRRLCRVLSGDRMGLLVSEFVPTDGDAVFNPDGHKQLKFFPEERPFGVQIFGRFPDRMAAAAGKIAERYHPEFIEVNAGCPAPKVAGKGSGSGLLRDLPRLQEILHDVKAVLDAKTPEIPLTLKCRIGWDDDSINVMETLKIAEGEGVEMLTVHGRTRLQGYNGLANWDWIGKVAAAAKIPVIGNGDVNSVECARERINTYGVSGVSIGRGAMHNPWIFGQIADAWEGREKHVITAQEALDVFPLYYKFKIEDGATEMNAMGRMKQLAARLCKGFVLDEKYCHPGAEGDRIQDGDNVAMSVRQALLTCQSAAEMLECVEKLKDGIAREMVFEPERLVNLNGAKETELKFGDQFKGR, encoded by the coding sequence ATGTTGAAGATTGATAATTTGCCTAAAAAGGTCCGTTTTAATCTCCGAAACAAGGAGATTTTCCCCAATACAATCCTCAGTCCGATGGATGGAGTGACTGATGCTCCGTTCAGGAGGCTTTGCCGGGTGCTTTCGGGCGACCGCATGGGACTTTTGGTTTCTGAGTTTGTTCCGACCGATGGCGATGCCGTGTTCAATCCGGATGGTCACAAGCAACTGAAGTTTTTCCCGGAAGAGCGCCCGTTTGGTGTGCAGATTTTTGGGCGTTTCCCGGACCGTATGGCGGCGGCAGCCGGCAAGATTGCCGAGCGTTACCATCCGGAATTCATCGAAGTGAACGCTGGGTGTCCGGCGCCGAAGGTGGCGGGCAAGGGGAGCGGTTCTGGACTTTTGCGGGACTTGCCCCGTTTGCAAGAGATTCTGCATGACGTGAAGGCGGTTTTGGACGCAAAGACGCCGGAGATTCCGCTTACGCTTAAGTGCCGTATTGGCTGGGACGACGATAGCATCAACGTGATGGAAACGCTCAAGATTGCCGAGGGCGAGGGCGTTGAAATGCTCACAGTTCATGGTCGTACACGTTTGCAGGGCTATAACGGCCTCGCGAACTGGGACTGGATTGGCAAAGTTGCAGCTGCGGCAAAGATTCCCGTGATTGGCAATGGCGATGTGAATAGCGTCGAATGCGCACGCGAACGCATCAATACTTATGGCGTTTCGGGCGTGAGCATTGGGCGCGGGGCGATGCATAACCCGTGGATTTTCGGGCAGATTGCAGATGCGTGGGAAGGTCGCGAAAAGCATGTGATTACCGCGCAAGAAGCGCTTGATGTGTTTCCGCTCTATTACAAGTTTAAGATTGAGGATGGGGCGACGGAAATGAATGCGATGGGCCGCATGAAACAGCTCGCTGCGAGATTGTGCAAGGGGTTTGTGTTAGACGAGAAATATTGTCATCCTGGAGCCGAAGGCGATAGGATCCAAGATGGTGATAACGTCGCGATGTCGGTGCGGCAGGCGCTTTTGACGTGCCAATCGGCAGCAGAAATGCTCGAATGCGTTGAAAAACTCAAGGATGGGATTGCCCGTGAAATGGTCTTTGAGCCGGAACGCCTCGTGAACCTCAACGGCGCCAAAGAAACCGAACTAAAGTTTGGTGACCAGTTTAAAGGCCGATAA
- a CDS encoding HU family DNA-binding protein, with protein MANITKQSLIQEIAKSTGFVRNDIKIVVEQFLDLLGEKLIEGNTIEIRGFGTFACKPRKARPARNPRTGETVLIDERLVPTFKFSNDIKDKINSLEGILGEASVQPELETENEIVHVGSDDDSI; from the coding sequence GTGGCTAATATAACTAAACAATCTCTTATTCAGGAAATCGCCAAATCCACCGGATTTGTGCGCAATGATATTAAAATTGTTGTCGAACAGTTCCTCGACCTCCTCGGCGAGAAGCTTATCGAAGGCAATACTATTGAAATTCGCGGTTTCGGCACGTTCGCCTGCAAGCCCCGCAAGGCTCGCCCGGCACGCAACCCCCGCACTGGTGAAACAGTCCTCATCGACGAACGCTTGGTCCCGACATTCAAGTTCAGCAACGACATTAAGGACAAGATCAATTCGCTCGAAGGCATCCTCGGCGAAGCATCCGTACAGCCGGAACTCGAAACTGAAAACGAAATCGTACACGTCGGTAGCGACGACGATTCCATCTAA
- a CDS encoding pseudouridine synthase, whose protein sequence is MAVLTLERLLASMGFGSRKDARGLVRMGLVELDGKVLDDPFMEFKTRPEFITVNGEEAPTVEKLYVMLYKPTDVECSHNARDHKPVYDLLPERFTAMGIQSVGRLDADSSGLLLLSNQGDFIHKVESPKKGLWKKYRVTLARPFTDAQKAELLAGVMLKDERRPVLAREIEVSGDAVDISIGEGLYHQVRRMFAAVGNHVETLERIAIGPVVLDRTLGEGGWRFLTDEEVAALS, encoded by the coding sequence ATGGCTGTTTTGACTTTGGAACGTTTGCTTGCCTCGATGGGCTTTGGTAGCCGCAAGGATGCGCGTGGGTTAGTGCGCATGGGCCTTGTGGAACTGGATGGCAAGGTTCTCGATGACCCGTTCATGGAATTCAAGACGCGTCCGGAGTTTATCACGGTGAATGGCGAAGAAGCGCCGACAGTTGAAAAGCTGTACGTGATGCTTTACAAGCCGACGGATGTGGAATGCAGCCACAATGCCCGTGACCACAAGCCTGTGTATGATTTGCTGCCGGAGCGCTTTACGGCAATGGGTATCCAGTCCGTCGGGCGCTTGGATGCGGATTCTTCGGGACTCTTGTTGCTCTCGAATCAGGGTGACTTTATCCACAAGGTCGAAAGCCCGAAGAAGGGACTCTGGAAAAAGTATCGCGTGACGCTTGCACGCCCGTTTACAGATGCGCAGAAGGCGGAACTCTTGGCGGGCGTGATGCTCAAGGACGAAAGACGTCCGGTGCTGGCTCGTGAGATTGAAGTGAGTGGAGATGCGGTGGACATCTCGATTGGCGAGGGACTGTACCATCAGGTTCGTCGTATGTTCGCCGCAGTCGGCAATCACGTCGAAACTCTTGAACGCATTGCGATTGGACCGGTTGTTCTGGATCGTACGCTGGGTGAGGGCGGTTGGCGATTCTTGACGGATGAAGAAGTCGCTGCACTGTCGTAA
- a CDS encoding MlaC/ttg2D family ABC transporter substrate-binding protein: MFKKILIAIACASLLSFAAEDPVSVVKSKDVELQNIIKKSKRTAKETERVKNLLNDSFDFALLAKKSLAASDWKAQDEASQQKFVTEFQRMVRNSSANRLELYRADSTIYEPAKMKGTDDARVVAHLWNKGKESVLEYKMTLVNGKWKAWDLVIDDLSTARNYKEQFSKILKDKSFAELIDIISKKADEAEK, translated from the coding sequence ATGTTTAAGAAAATTTTGATCGCTATTGCCTGTGCTTCGCTCTTGTCTTTTGCTGCCGAAGATCCGGTGTCTGTTGTGAAGAGCAAGGACGTTGAACTGCAGAACATCATCAAGAAGTCCAAGCGTACCGCCAAGGAGACGGAACGCGTCAAGAACCTTTTGAATGATTCCTTTGACTTTGCTCTCTTGGCTAAGAAGTCCTTGGCCGCTAGTGACTGGAAGGCTCAGGACGAAGCTTCTCAGCAGAAGTTCGTGACGGAATTCCAGCGCATGGTCCGCAACTCCAGTGCAAATCGCCTTGAACTTTATCGCGCCGATTCTACGATTTATGAACCGGCCAAGATGAAGGGTACGGACGATGCTCGCGTTGTCGCTCACTTGTGGAACAAGGGCAAGGAATCGGTGCTCGAATACAAGATGACGCTTGTGAATGGCAAGTGGAAGGCTTGGGACTTGGTCATCGATGACCTTTCTACGGCCCGTAACTACAAGGAACAGTTCAGCAAAATCCTGAAAGACAAGAGCTTTGCCGAATTGATCGACATTATCAGCAAGAAGGCTGACGAAGCCGAAAAGTAA
- a CDS encoding TolC family protein, whose amino-acid sequence MFFILAMTGIALAGEVRYDCLRFVEQGLASDPQMEELRYGTEAKKNKISALKSEVILPTFYVSMMVGPAPGLKEYNDYYFNQSGDTLGIEKAEKYDFSRMGPFWGVEAKFVQPLNLGQYRTGKQALEADLQQKTFEIENSTLKKEVELQSYYYNYLLALEMKRIAADAQKQVDKAYDQLEEALDEDEPTVSQTDLLNLKAKMHTVKEGVIEADLGMKRVQLAIRFALGLQDGETFAAEDTILAMRPEPMPTEDQVRELTIKHNPELKQLEAGLRARRFQMDLAEAKLAPEFFVMGQFEYVKSWAGNRNVVQKNAFAQDAVNKISGLIGVGLRYRLNFWKSWEEFRQARTEYRGLKLKENYASEGLVAKAVEQYYQVVAAKGKLDALRESLRATESLLKDAAMKYDLDKSQTSALVSAYTQNITMQKDYYFAVCRYNVEFAGLVAKMGLSLSDYKTYFK is encoded by the coding sequence TTGTTTTTTATTCTTGCAATGACGGGGATCGCCTTGGCGGGCGAAGTCCGTTATGACTGTTTGCGCTTTGTGGAACAGGGGCTTGCGAGTGACCCGCAGATGGAAGAACTGCGTTATGGCACCGAAGCCAAGAAAAATAAGATTAGTGCGCTCAAGTCCGAAGTCATTTTGCCGACTTTCTATGTGTCGATGATGGTGGGGCCTGCTCCGGGTCTCAAGGAATACAACGATTACTATTTCAATCAGTCTGGGGATACTCTAGGAATTGAAAAGGCTGAAAAGTACGATTTTTCTAGAATGGGGCCTTTCTGGGGTGTCGAAGCCAAGTTTGTCCAGCCGCTAAATTTGGGCCAGTATCGTACGGGTAAGCAGGCTTTGGAAGCTGATTTGCAGCAGAAGACTTTTGAAATTGAAAATTCAACGCTCAAGAAAGAAGTTGAACTCCAGAGTTATTATTACAACTATCTCCTTGCTCTTGAAATGAAGCGCATTGCCGCCGATGCCCAGAAACAGGTGGACAAGGCATATGACCAGCTTGAAGAGGCTTTGGACGAAGATGAGCCGACGGTTTCGCAGACGGACCTTTTGAACTTGAAGGCTAAAATGCATACCGTCAAGGAAGGCGTTATCGAGGCTGACCTTGGCATGAAACGAGTTCAACTGGCGATTCGTTTTGCTCTTGGCTTGCAGGACGGCGAAACTTTTGCAGCCGAGGATACAATCCTTGCGATGAGACCGGAACCGATGCCGACGGAGGATCAGGTTCGTGAGTTGACCATCAAGCATAATCCTGAACTGAAGCAGCTTGAAGCGGGGTTGCGTGCTCGCCGATTCCAGATGGATTTGGCGGAGGCGAAGCTTGCTCCCGAGTTCTTTGTCATGGGGCAGTTTGAATATGTGAAGAGCTGGGCCGGTAACCGTAACGTGGTCCAGAAAAACGCTTTTGCCCAGGATGCCGTGAACAAGATTTCGGGGCTTATCGGTGTTGGCTTAAGGTACCGTTTGAACTTCTGGAAGAGCTGGGAAGAATTTCGCCAGGCAAGAACGGAATATCGCGGTCTTAAGCTGAAGGAAAATTACGCCTCGGAAGGGCTTGTGGCTAAGGCTGTTGAACAGTATTATCAGGTAGTGGCCGCCAAGGGTAAGCTTGACGCTTTGCGTGAAAGCCTGCGTGCAACGGAGTCGCTTTTGAAAGATGCCGCCATGAAATACGACCTCGATAAGTCCCAAACTAGCGCTCTTGTATCGGCCTATACGCAGAATATAACCATGCAAAAAGATTATTATTTCGCAGTTTGCCGATATAACGTCGAATTTGCCGGATTAGTGGCAAAGATGGGGTTGTCTCTTAGCGACTATAAAACGTATTTTAAGTAA
- a CDS encoding transglycosylase SLT domain-containing protein gives MGRRFGVFVENEDDLMRPDVNVVVGSAYLIRLIGKYGNLREALVAYNLGHTAVDKLLEKNAPLPTSYYEGVVRRYRDLVKHCSF, from the coding sequence ATTGGTCGTAGGTTTGGTGTTTTTGTAGAAAATGAAGACGACTTGATGCGCCCGGACGTGAACGTGGTTGTGGGTTCGGCTTACCTGATTCGTCTGATTGGAAAGTATGGAAATTTGAGGGAGGCTCTTGTGGCGTACAACCTTGGCCATACCGCTGTTGACAAGCTCCTTGAAAAGAATGCTCCGCTCCCGACTTCTTACTATGAAGGTGTTGTGAGGCGATATAGGGATTTGGTAAAACACTGTTCCTTTTAA
- a CDS encoding lytic transglycosylase domain-containing protein: MKKSSVRLSAMSVSVLFIIGFAVLFFFASEWYSNSRKLEKLAYQERILHNDIEHLEVVGKWTLDYVKIEKALTYMLGDRISEVSFRMLAENLWQISQSYSLDPLIILAVVAQESRGNPLARGRFQTGKFSGALGLMQIKMETAKKLVVGLVFL; encoded by the coding sequence GTGAAAAAAAGTAGCGTTCGTCTCTCCGCGATGAGCGTAAGCGTCTTGTTTATCATTGGCTTTGCTGTTTTGTTTTTCTTTGCGAGCGAGTGGTATTCCAATAGTCGTAAACTTGAAAAGCTTGCTTATCAGGAACGCATTCTCCATAACGATATAGAACATTTGGAGGTGGTGGGCAAGTGGACGCTTGATTACGTGAAAATTGAAAAGGCGCTCACGTACATGCTTGGCGATAGAATCTCCGAGGTGAGTTTCCGCATGTTGGCAGAAAACTTGTGGCAGATTTCGCAGTCGTATTCACTGGACCCTCTGATTATACTTGCTGTTGTCGCTCAGGAAAGTCGCGGAAACCCGCTTGCCCGTGGAAGGTTCCAGACAGGGAAATTTTCAGGTGCGCTTGGTTTGATGCAGATAAAAATGGAAACCGCTAAAAAATTGGTCGTAGGTTTGGTGTTTTTGTAG
- a CDS encoding glycoside hydrolase, with protein MNPRISFVLQMSPSTSYENLEAVARNLLEGLNVLLNSEQVKCSIFLDGPVIEALYNVAKPLMFGKIQNAIRNGVLEFLGGGYYDPMLPLFPEDLQTMQLELHRDYLKKVLGAEPQGYFNSSLVWEPGMADVLERSRFDYALVTEAAVQDALGRSTPVSGWFTLEDRGALIRIVPVSEVLSKAIAEDNLSWRSVAEQYCRDGKSAIALLDIPSEPTEIIEFFGRFVDFVEMNEVQTRTVGFAVDQLETCGTISFLVSAGRRLGLPSTARTCRELLIRRPEINMHHKSFLNLYRRARSVLSGKKWLEFCHALLPAMAPLYFRDMHNRSGMRSMMVRKRSNRMLLSASQVLDDLTGFSGLRVDVCDFLLRGKKVLFCENPESSYLLDYRIGGALRAWNYKGAKTNLVNSWRDDGEPSFAFLDCLVPNVDFTPVKLEQMLYDRKHLLADPYDYRILRSDVGTEIMLDEEQGFDNEERKALFKIKKVFTFQGDAAKFTVSYAIDNLAYVNTKGYFGTILELGLLSHGDVNKVWIDGKNVRWNMMEPLLYPDGQSLEIRDEKAGCVFRMAFDRPTSIFIGSIFGATSTAAPQAFQGIRVFPFWNAPFNVLDRKAFKISVSVTKR; from the coding sequence ATGAATCCTAGAATATCCTTTGTATTGCAGATGTCGCCATCGACCTCGTATGAAAACCTTGAGGCGGTCGCGCGTAACTTGCTCGAAGGATTGAACGTTCTTCTGAATTCGGAACAGGTAAAGTGCTCCATCTTCTTGGATGGGCCTGTGATTGAAGCGCTTTACAATGTGGCAAAGCCGTTGATGTTCGGCAAGATTCAAAATGCGATTCGCAATGGGGTTCTCGAGTTTTTAGGCGGTGGCTATTACGATCCGATGCTTCCGCTTTTCCCGGAAGATTTGCAGACGATGCAGCTGGAGTTGCATCGCGATTACTTGAAGAAGGTGCTTGGCGCAGAACCGCAGGGATATTTCAATTCCTCGCTGGTGTGGGAGCCGGGCATGGCTGATGTTCTGGAGCGCTCTCGTTTTGATTATGCGCTAGTGACGGAAGCGGCTGTGCAAGATGCGCTTGGACGTTCAACGCCTGTATCTGGCTGGTTTACGCTTGAAGACCGTGGTGCGCTTATTCGCATTGTCCCCGTGTCCGAGGTGCTTTCGAAGGCAATTGCCGAAGACAATCTTTCTTGGCGCTCGGTAGCGGAACAGTATTGCCGTGATGGAAAGTCTGCTATTGCGCTTTTGGATATTCCGTCGGAACCTACCGAGATTATTGAATTCTTCGGGCGCTTTGTAGACTTTGTCGAGATGAATGAGGTTCAGACTAGAACCGTTGGTTTTGCGGTAGATCAGCTTGAAACTTGCGGTACGATTAGTTTCCTTGTTTCGGCGGGTCGCAGGTTAGGCCTCCCTTCCACAGCGCGCACTTGTCGTGAACTTTTGATTCGCCGTCCAGAAATCAATATGCACCACAAGTCTTTCCTGAATTTGTACAGGAGAGCTCGTAGTGTGCTTTCGGGCAAGAAGTGGCTTGAATTTTGCCATGCGCTTTTGCCGGCGATGGCTCCGCTTTATTTTAGGGATATGCACAACCGCTCGGGCATGCGTTCCATGATGGTACGCAAGCGCTCGAATCGCATGTTGCTTTCGGCATCGCAGGTTCTCGATGATCTTACTGGATTCTCTGGGCTTCGCGTGGATGTGTGCGACTTTTTGCTTCGTGGCAAAAAAGTTCTCTTTTGTGAAAACCCGGAATCGTCTTACTTGCTTGACTACCGCATTGGTGGCGCGCTCCGTGCGTGGAATTACAAGGGTGCAAAGACGAATCTCGTGAACTCTTGGCGCGATGACGGCGAACCTTCGTTTGCCTTCTTGGATTGCCTTGTGCCGAATGTGGACTTTACGCCGGTCAAGCTGGAACAGATGCTTTACGACCGCAAGCACTTGCTTGCAGACCCGTATGACTATCGGATTCTGCGTTCGGATGTCGGCACCGAGATAATGCTTGATGAGGAACAGGGCTTTGACAATGAAGAGCGCAAGGCTTTGTTCAAAATAAAGAAAGTCTTTACGTTCCAGGGCGACGCTGCCAAGTTTACTGTTTCTTATGCGATTGATAATCTTGCGTATGTGAATACGAAGGGCTATTTCGGGACGATTCTTGAGCTCGGGCTTTTATCGCATGGCGATGTCAACAAAGTCTGGATTGACGGCAAGAATGTCAGGTGGAATATGATGGAACCGCTTTTGTACCCGGATGGTCAGTCGCTTGAAATTCGCGATGAAAAGGCGGGCTGCGTGTTCCGCATGGCATTTGACCGACCGACGTCTATCTTTATCGGCTCCATTTTTGGAGCGACTTCAACCGCAGCTCCGCAAGCGTTCCAAGGCATTCGCGTGTTCCCGTTCTGGAATGCTCCGTTCAACGTGCTTGACCGCAAAGCGTTCAAGATTTCCGTGTCGGTGACGAAGAGGTAA
- the miaA gene encoding tRNA (adenosine(37)-N6)-dimethylallyltransferase MiaA, whose amino-acid sequence MFKLYHFVYKYNYIERMPILFALVGATGVGKSRLSLELAERFNAEIIGVDSRQIYKDFAIGTAQPSLEDMARVKHHMVDFLDPCKVFSAGDFCTNVKKLLSANPNQNYILVGGTGLYLQSLMLGLPQIPKIEESVRKSFEDDAIKFGSKSLYEKAKQVDPEAMEKVEENNVQRIIRILEVFQLTGRKLSEWQKEREGGVGVLPVFWLNRSRENLYARIDARVDQMMADGWLDEIHELAKKVPLEAPAWQSLGYKELLCAKDGNQVRSVLEEVKRKTRNYAKRQLTWFRWQVKSTEVDLDTCANPLECIHNRVVTP is encoded by the coding sequence GTGTTTAAGCTTTATCATTTCGTCTATAAATATAACTACATTGAGCGCATGCCTATTCTATTTGCACTTGTTGGAGCTACCGGTGTTGGCAAGTCTCGCCTTTCACTGGAACTGGCGGAACGCTTTAATGCCGAAATCATCGGTGTTGATTCGCGCCAAATCTACAAGGATTTTGCTATTGGCACAGCTCAGCCTTCGTTAGAAGACATGGCTAGGGTAAAACACCATATGGTTGATTTTCTTGATCCGTGTAAGGTGTTTTCTGCTGGTGACTTTTGCACGAATGTTAAAAAGCTTTTGTCTGCAAACCCGAATCAGAACTATATCTTAGTTGGGGGAACGGGCCTTTATCTCCAGTCCTTAATGCTTGGACTTCCGCAGATCCCAAAAATTGAAGAGTCTGTTCGTAAATCGTTTGAAGACGATGCTATTAAATTTGGTAGTAAAAGTTTGTACGAAAAAGCGAAACAGGTGGATCCTGAAGCGATGGAGAAAGTTGAAGAAAACAATGTCCAGCGCATTATACGCATTTTGGAAGTGTTTCAGCTGACAGGCCGCAAGCTCTCGGAATGGCAAAAGGAACGTGAAGGTGGAGTAGGGGTGTTGCCTGTGTTCTGGCTGAATCGTAGCCGCGAAAATCTTTATGCGCGGATTGATGCCCGCGTGGACCAGATGATGGCGGATGGCTGGCTTGATGAAATTCATGAACTTGCTAAAAAGGTGCCGTTAGAAGCTCCTGCATGGCAGAGCCTTGGCTATAAAGAACTTTTGTGTGCAAAAGACGGCAATCAAGTGCGATCAGTCCTCGAAGAAGTCAAGCGAAAGACTCGAAATTATGCCAAAAGACAGTTGACGTGGTTCCGCTGGCAGGTAAAATCGACTGAAGTGGACTTGGATACTTGTGCGAACCCTCTGGAATGTATCCATAATAGGGTGGTTACCCCTTAA
- a CDS encoding divergent polysaccharide deacetylase family protein → MIKLKHIVALFLALGIFAGLSFFLNNQDKAHQILDKLEEASGMREEEPSSDEQDTTAFEQRLKDEIKIISSSYSKRSKRTIWTLARGETIVIYLLKAQKFVNKHGGKVLLMEELNDNPNAYQSAKVDLLTPSGDSLNLILQISDNIFMNNASLLSVAFETTSISPEIISKLNSLDFPFDLLIPPFGLNESFYKDLDKIHNKEIVLWLAMESTKLNQVHNKLHPLRIHHTAEQIEETIDSAKKVLPSAAGIATRYGEQAVKHKQLLQAILKPTDKYNMWFMDLSKEDRTVVPQTCKDLKITCKIAFPYNPENSSVEDYVHQKLREAPKSGISIMILPLTEQNLSKIEDIAKKAAKQGTTLVELSTLLNSK, encoded by the coding sequence ATGATAAAGCTTAAACACATTGTCGCACTTTTTTTAGCACTGGGGATTTTCGCTGGTTTGTCTTTTTTCTTGAACAACCAGGACAAAGCGCACCAAATTCTTGACAAGCTTGAGGAAGCTTCTGGAATGCGCGAAGAAGAACCATCTTCAGATGAACAAGATACAACGGCTTTTGAGCAAAGACTAAAGGACGAAATAAAGATTATCTCGTCTAGCTACTCAAAACGCAGCAAGCGCACCATTTGGACACTTGCTCGTGGAGAGACTATCGTCATCTATCTTTTGAAAGCTCAGAAATTTGTCAACAAACACGGTGGCAAAGTTCTTTTGATGGAAGAACTCAACGACAACCCCAATGCCTACCAATCCGCAAAGGTTGACTTGCTAACGCCATCAGGCGATTCGCTCAACCTGATTCTCCAGATTTCTGACAATATATTCATGAACAACGCATCGCTTTTGTCAGTAGCTTTCGAGACAACAAGCATTTCTCCAGAAATAATTTCTAAGCTTAACAGCCTTGACTTCCCGTTTGACTTATTGATTCCTCCTTTCGGTTTGAACGAATCATTTTACAAAGACTTGGATAAAATCCACAACAAAGAAATCGTCCTTTGGTTAGCCATGGAGTCGACCAAGTTGAACCAGGTTCACAACAAATTGCACCCACTCCGCATCCACCACACTGCAGAACAAATTGAAGAAACAATTGACTCCGCCAAAAAGGTGCTCCCAAGTGCGGCAGGCATCGCTACACGTTACGGAGAGCAGGCCGTCAAGCACAAACAACTTTTGCAGGCCATTCTGAAGCCAACCGACAAATACAACATGTGGTTTATGGACCTTTCCAAAGAAGACAGGACAGTTGTTCCTCAGACCTGTAAAGACCTTAAAATCACATGTAAAATAGCATTCCCTTACAACCCAGAAAACAGCTCCGTCGAGGACTACGTCCACCAGAAGCTCAGGGAAGCCCCCAAAAGCGGCATATCGATAATGATACTCCCGCTCACGGAACAAAATTTGTCTAAAATTGAGGATATCGCCAAGAAAGCAGCCAAGCAAGGCACTACCCTCGTAGAACTTTCAACGTTATTAAATTCCAAATAG
- a CDS encoding pyridoxine 5'-phosphate synthase, which translates to MSTKLGVNVDHIATIREARKGKEPDPVAAAMIAELAGCNGITAHLREDKRHIQDRDIRLLRGTVTTKLNLEMAPTQAMVQFAINRQPDMVTLVPEVHTELSTEDGLNVSAKIDELAKYIMTLRNNDIQVSVFIDAETEQVKAAKKVGANYVEFNTGKYATAFELGSREEVDREISALQDMTVLAHKYGLNVLAGRGLNYRNVEAVAQIDGIDEIIIGHSIVSRAALVGMERAVKEMIEAIRG; encoded by the coding sequence ATGTCTACCAAACTCGGTGTTAACGTGGACCACATTGCAACCATTCGTGAGGCCCGTAAAGGCAAAGAACCCGATCCTGTGGCCGCAGCCATGATTGCCGAACTCGCAGGTTGCAACGGGATTACCGCCCACCTCCGTGAAGACAAGCGCCACATCCAGGACCGCGACATCAGGCTCCTCCGCGGAACCGTGACCACTAAGTTGAATTTGGAAATGGCTCCGACGCAGGCCATGGTGCAGTTCGCCATCAACCGCCAGCCGGACATGGTGACGCTCGTGCCGGAAGTCCACACCGAACTTTCGACAGAAGACGGCTTGAACGTTTCTGCTAAGATTGACGAGCTTGCAAAGTACATCATGACGCTCAGAAACAACGATATCCAAGTGAGTGTGTTCATTGATGCCGAAACAGAACAGGTCAAGGCTGCCAAGAAGGTCGGCGCAAACTACGTTGAGTTCAACACAGGCAAATACGCAACCGCATTTGAACTCGGCAGCCGCGAAGAAGTCGATCGTGAAATTTCAGCATTGCAGGACATGACAGTGCTCGCCCACAAGTATGGCTTGAACGTGCTCGCCGGTCGCGGACTCAACTACAGAAACGTAGAAGCAGTCGCTCAGATTGACGGTATTGATGAAATCATCATCGGTCACAGCATCGTAAGCCGCGCCGCACTCGTCGGCATGGAACGCGCAGTAAAAGAAATGATTGAAGCTATTAGGGGTTAA
- the truA gene encoding tRNA pseudouridine(38-40) synthase TruA — MRYRFRCEYLGSAFYGWQEQNCGGKLRFVTVQSTLEEALSTALRAPIRVVGSGRTDTGVHARGQCVHFDFDGELDPQKVVRSVNGLTKRLIRIRDLEPCASDFNARYDAVLRYYQYTIFTRPVALMRDFGWECGSLNLDIEAMGREAQSFLGEHDFIDFCIPRNDGKSTLCTLSEFRLERLNDWSCMFHIKGNRFLHRQVRAMVGTLFDVGRGRYPEGTVNQIFEKNFKGERTWAPPQGLVLENVEYRDY; from the coding sequence ATGCGTTACCGCTTTCGTTGTGAATATCTAGGCAGCGCCTTTTACGGCTGGCAAGAACAAAATTGTGGCGGCAAGCTCCGCTTTGTAACCGTACAGTCAACGCTCGAAGAGGCGTTGTCTACGGCGTTACGTGCGCCCATCCGCGTGGTGGGGTCGGGCCGAACAGATACGGGTGTCCATGCCCGCGGCCAGTGTGTCCACTTTGATTTTGATGGTGAACTAGACCCGCAGAAGGTTGTCCGTTCTGTGAACGGGCTTACCAAGCGCTTGATTCGCATTCGTGATCTAGAGCCTTGTGCTTCAGACTTCAATGCCCGCTACGATGCCGTTTTACGTTATTACCAGTACACGATATTTACGCGCCCGGTGGCGCTGATGCGTGACTTTGGCTGGGAGTGTGGTTCGCTGAATTTGGATATCGAGGCGATGGGCCGCGAGGCTCAGTCTTTCCTTGGCGAACACGATTTTATTGATTTTTGCATCCCGCGTAATGATGGAAAATCAACACTTTGCACGTTGAGCGAGTTCCGCTTGGAACGCTTGAACGACTGGAGCTGCATGTTCCACATCAAAGGGAACCGCTTCTTGCACCGTCAGGTGCGTGCGATGGTCGGGACGCTTTTTGATGTTGGTCGAGGCCGCTATCCCGAGGGGACGGTCAACCAGATTTTTGAGAAAAATTTCAAAGGCGAACGCACGTGGGCGCCCCCGCAGGGGCTTGTCCTCGAAAACGTGGAATATAGGGACTATTAA